AAGTATGGTTAGCATTTCTGCATTGTTGACAAGAATTTTTGCCCAAGATGTTGTCGCATTTGATAAGGGTAAGATTGAGTGTGGATAATGATACTTCAGGGATTGAAGAAGCGTTGGGAAGACTCAAGTCTTCGAAAACTCCATCATCGCAGCGATCCTTTTCTAAGCGGCCGACAAGGTCTCTATCTTTGATCCAAATCCAAGTTGATAATAAAAAGCCTTCGAATTCATGCCAGTATCCTCCCTCTTTCAGTTGGATCTTTGGCTGAGAGGGTTCTGAACAATCAACTGTGAACAATCCGCATTCAGGAGGATCTCCCCGCCTTTTGAAGGGGAAGGTGATGTTCCCTACCATGTCACTGCAGAAGTGGCCTGGACAATGTTTGGCGGGTTCCGCCCCTGGATATTCAGCAGATTGCAGAACCACAAGGTTAGCAAGAACGGCTAGAATAAACAAAGCCACCGGAGCCATCCGAAGATTCCCAGCTGATCAACAAGAAGAAAGCGCCGCAAAGGaataacaataacaaaatcTACTCCTCCTCTTCAGAACAAGAGTGTTGAATTGTTTAGAGGTTCAGAATTCTTTGTTTGCAATATATTAAGGAAATTGGTTGTTTAACACGCCAGTTGACTTGGAAATTAGGAGACGGAAGACTTGTGGAAACTAACCATGTAAAAAAGTTGCTGGATACACAGTTTGATTGGTCGGCTTAAAGACTTCCGTGGCCTATTAGGGAGTTTCCTTCCCAACTTCCCCAATGACCAGCACCAGAAAGACTTTGACCCCTCGACTCTTCAACCATTCTCGTCACGATGATACTATTCAAAAATCCTCGAAACTCCTCTGAACCACACATATTACGGAAAGAATCGACTGTTCAGTGTTCACTCGTAGCTCCGTGAAACGTGATTGATCTTTCGTGTCCGGCCCGTCTGGCTTTCGGGTCTACTTATTCGTGTGAACGCTGAATGGATCCATAGCTGAAAAGTATATCCTAGTTCTGACGTTGGAATTTAATTTAGTAGAACATCATGACAAATTTGGTCGTTTGTGGCTGTCGTTTTCTGTAGGGGTGGTGTAAGTAGGAGACGGGACAAGAGAGAAAAACGTATCCACAATGCTACCTTCCCGAAGACTTGTAGTGTTAGTCTTGCTGTTGGCGCAATGGCTGCTACGTAAGCAACCACGACTTTCTGGGTTTTGTTATCTACTCTCTTTCATCCATCCTTTGAGAGTGTTGAACCCGAGAAGCACGTCCAGTTTCCATGCGTcttagtactggtttggtactaagatactttcataaaaaaaatggatataaaaaaaaattaagttcaaaaatgtgtttggtaaatactAAAAAGcaacttattttcacaattttgggttaaaaaagctgaaaacgtgaagcagcaaaattagcttattctcacagcacagcagatacagtttttttttttccaaagcacagcaataccaaacccgCCCTTAGTCCTTGCctgtgatttcttcaatttaGGGAGATTCTGGTTTCTTGCGATTGTGATGGGTTTTGTTGGTTCTTCGATATAGAGAGATTATGATCGTAAGTTTTATCCTTGCCTTCGTACGAACATGGATTAGCGGAACTTAGAAAGGAATCAACAGAAGGATTTTAGCTTTAAAGTAGACTGATATTTAGAttaaggaaattttatttaaactcatgtaatatatttctacacccaacttaaattttcaATATACATTATTCtttttaccctattgcataattaccatcgagtacaaaatgaaattaataataaaattaaaatttatcaataaaccatGCACTATAATTAAATCTTATCATTACTTATTGTTTATCCATTTTTCATTCTTgctaaaaccctaatagtttttacggagaaaaaaaaaaaaatttgtagatGGTTagtgattttgaaattttgaattctcCAACTAAACTATGACTCgatttatgaaaatttttgttcctctaatttcaatttttcttagACTATAGAAAGATGAGTatttgggtttcaattttttttcggtCAACGTTCTACAACAGTTGTAATGAAAGTATTGATATAGAAGACCCTTTCTATGGAAAGTAGAAGTATTAGTAATTTGTTTGGCTTTGGCATATCAAAAAGCGAAAGTTGTTTTCGTGCTAGCTTGTTCTCCGATACGAAACCCTTCACTTCAACTTCATATTACAATTTTGTTGCAGTTATGATTGACGTTTGTTTTCCTTCTAAGAAATTGCTTGGGGTAGTGTATGTTAGTGAGTTCAGGTTAGATGAATTTCtttcatcaaataaaattaaataattgcaGCAAAAAACAGACACACACAAACACctaaatacaaataaatcaaaaacaGCAGCCATGGAAAATGCTATAATGTTGTACGCAGCTCCAATAGAAATTTgaaactttataaaaaaatcaaataagatgCAGCAAAAAAATGCAGagaaatttttgaaaaacaaaaaagctcTGTTTCCAAAGAGCTCAAGGGGGGAGGGGAGACAAATGATTCAAAAGATTTTTGATTTTCGAGTTTCtctgagattttattttataatgggtgtaaagataaatatACTTTTTAATTGGGTTTGGTAGGGTactttaggtaataaatttgggttaaTAGAGATATTAATTCAACGACGGAGGGTGAGACTTTTGGCTCTATGGGTGGACCCGCTCTGTCTACTATTTGACGTCAGCTATGACGTAGGCACCTGCAGACACAGCCTGGGCTTGAATTGGCAAGGAAGCTCAACTAGTTGCTattagggatgggcaacggttatggcgGGTGGGTAACTGCAGTTATTTACCCATAATCGTTTAAACTTTTAcccgcataaccgtttacccgttaGGTATTTACATAAACGGGTATACTCATACCTATAAcagtttataaacggttaaccataccaatttacccataaccgtgtacctgtttacctttttttttttttttttaacctgtctaccttttttttaacttgaaaattaaaaagaaatttgttataattttcttttttccaactATTAAATACCGTTATAAGTAcatttaacatgtatttttatattaacggcaatattatttatgaatatatgcGATGTCTTCCAATTATTTGTCAGTCAATCTATTACAAGAATCATGCATGGTTGTAATTAATATTcttgtatacatatatacatatatatatatatatatatatatatatatatatataagtacgCATCAGTCTGCTAATAAGCtattttgataaatatttggatttttatttagaaacatGTGTTCATCGATCCAAGTCAttcaatcaatttctaattttggggtcaaatatttattgaaaactcgaggtcaattaaatatatatatatatatatatatatatatatgtacgcatcatctgataataacatgtttctaaatgctcaaggtaatcattattttgaattgatcaaagcttcaaaagactccaaaacaaaactgtCGAACACTCTAATGTTTTAACACATTCAATCACGTATATTAAACATTAACCCGTTTTAtcaattatatttttctttcaagtgaagcataaatatatttatatatattatatggccCTTTATAACCAAATACATCTCGAGATGCTAAACTTAGttagaaactttttttttttttttttagttttatatatattaaaataaacggttaaataGATATCATTTATAATCACAAGTAATACTTATAATCAATGGGTATTTACCTATACCTAATCTTGGGTGAGCTTCAGCGGCCTGCACGAGTCGTGAATGCAGGCCAAGCCTCGAGCCGCTCCGGCTGCGATTTTCAGCCTCGTTGTCCAGTCCAGCGGAGTCCGGCCGGGTCCACGGTTTCGTGTTCAAGTTAGCCATCGTTAGTTCACGATAATTACAAATAAGGACAATTATGCAAAAGCGTGAAGTGCAGCGGAGTCAGTCGCTTTTTGGTCATATTCAGAGCAGGAAGGAAAAAGAGGCAgccaaaaaaaaagacaaaagtaAAAGGAATAAGACAGAATTGGAGTTGACAGGACCGACAGTAAAACACTAaatatataattacaaaaaagacCCTAATTTTGACCCCGTTTTGACCTAGACGTACAGAACACAAGGCACCAAATTGAAACCCAGAATTAaactaatatttaaaaaaaaaatttcttggcaaccaaacagaaattaAGCAGGAAAACTGAAATAAAATTACCGTGGAGAACCTAGAACAGGTTGCCATTGCTCGGACTGTGTCTTCCCGCCAATCTGAGCATCCTTGAGCCTCTTAACCGCCACCACATTGCCATCGTCGACAACCGCCTTGTACGCCGTCCCGAACCCGCCTTTCCCCATCATCTCCGCCGAGGCCCTGAGCAGGTCCTCGAGCTCGAAACGCTTGACTCCTTCGAAGAACACCATCCGTCCCCGCTCGAACACCGGTTGGGCGGCGGAGTAGGGGCTCGATGAGTACACGATCTTctcagtttctagaagcttcGAGCCGCCCTTGCCCTGCCGCAGTTTGGCGCTGAAATTCCGCCAGAAGTAGCAGTACAGTAGCAGCGAAACCAGCACGAGAACCAAAGCGTCAACTATAATGGCGATTAGAGCCTCCGGACTCATTTTCGCGCTACCACTTCGGTAAGGATTTCCCGATTTGTTCGGCGCTGAGTTCCCGGGTAACGAACTCGGCGACGACGCTACGACGGTTGGGTTAGCAGGAGGCATTACAGGAGACGCAATGGCTCCGTCGGATCCAGGCCGGGTCGGGTCGTTTGGTGTACCCTTGCGGCTCTGCATCGGAGACCCGCATAGACCCGGGTTTTGAGCGAAAGCGGTTATAGGGAAAGTCGAAAAGGACTTGGGTATTTCGCCGGTCAAACGGTTCGCAGACACATTGAGGTCCTGCAGATTCGGCAGGGTCAGTCCCGAAGTCGAACCGGAGAAACGGTTCGCCTCGAGCCGGAGAAACGGTTCGCCTCGAGCCGGAGAGTGAGAAGATGGATCAAATGGTTGACCGTTGCGGGAATCTCGCCGGATAGGTTGTTGTAGGACAGATCGAAACGGTAGAGACGGAAGAGAGATGTTACGGAGGCTGGAAAGTCGCCGGAGAGTTCGTTGTAGGAGAGGAATAGGAGTTTGACGGCGGTGAAGTTGGAGAGGTTTGGAATGGGGCCGGAGAGGCGGTTACGCTTGAGGCTCAGAACTCGGAGCTGAATTAGCGCGGTGAGTGGCTGGAGGGTAGTAGTGTTGGTAtttacagtttactaactcaataccaatatatgtgggtgataagtttacaaactctatcacacctctttcactttgcactctcaaataaaattggacaaagaaagaaatagagaaaggagggaagcaacaagctttggcaaaacacttgaactttgatatatgaaaaaggtttacaaactgttggaataagaaagcttacaagcttcttcacaattggaagtgggattcggatgggatgatttacaatgcttgagaacttgggtatttatagcaaaccaaatgattaaactaagattatttattaccacacaaaacacattaattgcacctaataatttttattcaaccatacctaacattgcctaactttccatgcctaactttgacattgattttcaacaatagctagcagcaacctgttttgatttgaatttccaacacacctcctcaaatcaaaacgccttcattcctagcatttcacgcagtagccggaatgtttcaattggcaatggctttttgaagatgtctgccacttgttccttggtgtgacagtagacaagttcaattgtcttttgcttcacatggtcccttagaaaatggaacctggtatcaatgtgcttgctccttccatgttgaacaggattctttgcaagtttgattgcagacacgttatctacatgaatcacagtcgattccacttgtggatgacacactgacttcaacagatttcttaaccaaattgcctcacacacggttgaggctacaacaacatactcggcttcacatgatgacaaagcaacaattgattgcttctttgaagtccatgagaaagctgttgatcctagaaaaaacacatagccagttgtgcttttcctttcatcttggtcacctccccaatcactatctgaataaccaaataattttgcatcttcaccaaaattataaaatagaccatagtttagagtacctcttatgtacctcaaaattctcttggcggccagccaatgagactcccttggtgtttccatgtatcgactcacgagtccaacaccataaactatatcaggtcttgtgattgtaaggtaccttaggcttccaacgaggcttttgtacactgttgagtttacaaactcaccctctcctcctttggacagcttcaatccagttgcgactggggtattgacagtgttgcacttgtccatattgaacttcttcaatatgtctctcatgtacctttgttgagagatgtagataccatcactttcttgcttcacttctatgccaagaaagtatgacattaatccattgtcagtcatctcgaattcactgaacatggattgcttgaactcatggaacattgcctcattgtttcctgtaaacaataaatcatctacatagagacaaataattaagaactcccccttttcaccattcttcatgtaaactgaatgctcgtatggacatttctgaaatccattttggtgaaggtagttgtcgatccttgagttccaagctcgtggtgcttgcttgaggccgtacaaagccttcttcaaacgatacaccttatcttcttctccttgtacttggaagccttccggttgttccacgtacacttcttcctcaagtactccattaaggaaggctgacttgacatctagttgataaattttccatttatgatgtgcggcaagagagattagcaatcttaccgtgtcaagtctcgcaactggagcatagacttcatcatagtccactccatacttctgtttgtagccctttgctacaagccttgatttgtatcgatccacactcccatctgcagtgcgtttgatcttgtaaacccacttgacaccaatagccttctgatttggtgggagctttgtcagctcccaagtgtcattcttctcgatggcatggatctcttcttccatggctttcttccaacaatcttcttccacagcttcattgaatgagaaaggctcgtggtctgcatacaagcagaaaaagttggtttcttcttcttctttttgtccataaatctctgtgagactccttaacctcactggagttgaggagctgctttcctcactagatgtaggaccactccttgcaattctgtgcactggagttgttgtgattgtttgagcaggctgttgctcaatcggtggtacaacttctggttcttcaaaatcagtggagacgatcttctctttactgacttctttgttgttccacgtccatgtctcttcctcactgaagatgacatctctactaaccactagtttgccagttagtgggttgtagagcttgtatgccttggactcttcactatagcccacaaacacacacttctcacctctatcatcaagtttcctcctcttggcttctggaacttgagcatatgcaacacacccaaaaattcttaggtgtgtaacattcggcttgtatccactccaagcctcttgtggtgtcatcctcttgacactctttgttggacatcgattcaacaaataaatcgaacaagctacagcttctgcccataactcttttggcaaattcttctccttaagcatggaccttgtcatgtcaaggatggttcgattctttctttcggctatcccattttgctgtggggtataggcagcagtaagttgatgcctaattccttgctccttgcagtatgcttggaaagcattggaggtgtactctccacctctatctgatctcacagccacaagtttgtggttactttctgcctctgtgagtgccttgaactccttgaaaatttttaggacagctgacttctccttgagaaaatagacccaagtctttctactgaaatcatcaatgaaggtaataaaatacctattacctccataagacatgggatccaatggaccacatatatctgtgtgcaccaactgcagtggtgcctttgttctccatgtatcaccaacagggaacgatagtcgtgcttgcttgccaagcacacaaccttcacatacttggcgtgtggcttcaatctggggtagaccacgaaccattcctccacttgacagcaactttaggccattgaaattaagatggccaaatcgaagatgccatttccatgactcatcttccattacaccgatgttgcagcttccaatctttgtgttcaaattcaacggaaacatccggttctttgacattcgaacacgtgcaataagctttctccttgcattcctgagagtgagaagcatgttctccatatgtataatgtaccctttctggagcagttgaccaatgctcagaatgttgctcttcatacctggtatgtagtaggtatcggagatgtattcttctcttccatccttctggatgatcttgatcttccctttgccttcaactggcaactttgaggagtcaccaagacttacagatccataggccccttttttgagttcggcaaaaaactccttctttccacacatgtgattgcttgcaccagagtccaaataccaaacatcttgttggctactggaatcatggtgtgctagtaagactgtaagttcttcatcagtatttccacttgattctgccatgttgacatgctcaccatttttatgtgaacattcattggcataatgtccatattacttacagttgtgacactggatatgcgcttttcctcgagtagatctccactcctgagactgaccttgattttgtgcatagcctcgacctcttcctcggctacggttggatgagctcccacgacgtgagttccactgcccacgacctttatttggtttgtcaatattcaactttgactccaaagcttgctctagcgttgtggggcttgcattcttctgaatgcgttgctcgtgaactaggagggatcctagtagctcttctgcgctcatcacctccaaatccttggattcctcaatggcagtcaccacatgctcaaacttagatgtgagtgaccggagtatcttctccacaactcgtacttcatcgagtctctcgccatttctcctcatctgatttactatcacaatgagccttgagtgatagtcggagatgctctccccttcattcatatgagcagtttcaaaatctgctcgaagtgattgtaacctcactttcttgactcgatctactcctttgtagattgtactgagtgtatcccatacttgcttgctcgttgttgcttctgcaaccttctcgaacgttgaatcttccaaaccctggtatagaagatacagcgccttttggtccttctttcgtaagtccttgagagtgttcctttgatccgcagtatatacggcttcttgctcggcagtgggtacaacatacccactactgacaacttcccatagctcctgtgatccaaacaatgctttgaattggatgcaccatctttcataattttctttcttcaatgtgggaacttggagttgcactaagttggacgccataactgctgcacctgccagaatggtattctggctctgataccaattgttggtatttacagtttactaactcaataccaatatatgtgggtgataagtttacaaactctatcacacctctttcactttgcactctcaaataaaattggacaaagaaagaaatagagaaaggagggaagcaacaagctttggcaaaacacttgaactttgatatatgaaaaaggtttacaaactgttggaataagaaagcttacaagcttcttcacaattggaagtgggattcggatgggatgatttacaatgcttgagaacttgggtatttatagcaaaccaaatgattaaactaagattatttattaccacacaaaacacattaattgcacctaataatttttattcaaccatacctaacattgcctaactttccatgcctaactttgacattgattttcaacaatagctagcagcaacctgttttgatttgaatttccaacaagtAGTAGGGTCACTGATTCATAcatagagggaaaaaaaaaaaaaaaaaaaaaacatgaaacacATGCTTCATTATTTAGATTGCCTCAGAAAAACATAGATTTGTTCAAGTAAAATACAGGGTTTTTACTTTATTAATACCAATGCGGCAGAAGAATCTGCTAGGGATTTTGGAGGAGAAGACATTTAAGGTTTGGGAGGTATCTGCAACAAATCAACATTCCCTTCCAACATATCTATCACTTCCTTCGTTGCGGGCCTGTTTGAAGGATCAGTTTGTATGCACCACAAGCTCACTATGATCATCTTCCTTGCTCTTGCTTTGTCTTCCTCATTTGCAACACTCTGCAGCCCAAGCTCTTCGTCCAGTTCAAGACGCTTGTAAATCCATTGCGGAAAATATATTTCACTTGTATTTTCAGCTTCAGCGTCGATGTTCCTTCTTCCTCCAACCATCTCTAAAAGCATCATTCCATAGCTGTACACATCCGACTTGTGTGAGACCTTTCCAAAGTTTCTAGAAAATACTTCTGGAGCAATGTAACCTGCTGTACCTCTAGCGCCCAACATCGAGACAATACTCTCTCTCCTGTTGCATATTTTGGCAAGGCCAAAATCCGAGATTTTTGGGGTGAAGTTTTCATCGAGAAGAATGTTGTGAGGCTTGATGTCGAAATGCAAAATTCTTGTGTTGCAACCACGATGTAAGTACTCCAAGCCTCGAGCAACGCCaagtgaaatttgatccaatgctTCCCATCCCAAGTGATCATGACCTATGTTGGGAGTATTTGAATCAAATATGAATTTCTCTAGAGATCCATTAGGCATGAATTCATAGATGAGAGCTCGTTTGGAACCCTCAAAACAAAAGCCTAACAAGGTGACGACGTTGACATGGGAAGTTCTACTAATGGCTGCCACTTCATTCATAAATTCTTCTCCATCTCCTGTTAGTTTTGTCAAGACCTTCACTGCTACAAGACAGCCGTCCTTTAACTTTCCTTTGTAAACAGCACCATAGCCTCCTTGTCCTAATTTTTCTTTGAAGGAGTTGGTCATTTTCTTGAGCTCCGAATAGCTATACCTTCGTACTTGAAGCGGCCCGTAGCTCCTTAGAAAGGTCTCTACAATTTGACGATTTTGGTTTTGCTtcttccaaaagaaaagaaatctaTATGATGACAACTTTCTCCTTAAGCAGCAAACGATAACGATTAGAAATATGAGACCCGCAACCGCACCTGCTGAATATACGTTGAATATAGTGATTTATTCGATCGAATGGTAGGCATTGCAGACATGCTATAAACCTTGTAGTCTAAGCAAGTAAAGTTATAATTACCTATTGAGATTTTAGCGACTAAGTTTCCAGTTCCAGGTCCTGCACAATGATCAGTATCTAATATCAtaatcaaaaatcaaatttaaaattttagttaggACGACTAGATTAGTACAGAGTTACACACGCTAACAATAAGATTATGTGACGAAGAATATTTGAGGAAAAAACTAACCTCCACCTTCGTCATCTTCATCACTACAGCGCACAACATTAGTCCTATTAAGGGCAGAGGTAGACCTGGCATTTTGGATCCGACCCATTAACCCGACCCGATCTGTTAGTATTAGTATTTGGATGGATGTTTAACGGGTCGGATCGTTAACGGATGAACCCGTTAAATAACGGATCACTTTGGGTCAACCCGTTAGACCCGTTAGCACCCGTTAACATCCGTTAGCACCCGTTAATTGAAGATGTTTTAGTAATTTCAGTAAAgtcttaacaacaaaaaataaactatgcaaaaaataataataattattattattaacggATAAAACGGGTGACCCGTTAGCTTAACAGGTCGGATTCAGGTGGCCCGTTAAGCTTAACGGGTTAAGTTCGGATGATCCGTAAACTTAATGGGTCGGATTGAATTCGATCCATATCCAACAAACCCGACCCGTTTACAGGTCTAGGCAGAGGCACCTAAAATGGTAGGTGGTGTAATTAAATCCACATAGCCCCTCCGCTTCTCTGGCAGCGGCTGCAGTCGCCAGCCAGCCATGTCCTCGCAAACTCTCCTCCCAACACTTCCTTCATTCCCGCCGCCTCACCATTCCCACACCCTCCACCATACGCCAACGCGCGCTCACTCGATCCACACTTTTCAAACTCCACAAGACCTCCAAATTTTGGATATATATGCCGAGGCAGAGCAAGAACCGAAGTGTTATTACAACC
This Pyrus communis chromosome 6, drPyrComm1.1, whole genome shotgun sequence DNA region includes the following protein-coding sequences:
- the LOC137736497 gene encoding probable leucine-rich repeat receptor-like protein kinase At1g68400, with amino-acid sequence MQSRKGTPNDPTRPGSDGAIASPVMPPANPTVVASSPSSLPGNSAPNKSGNPYRSGSAKMSPEALIAIIVDALVLVLVSLLLYCYFWRNFSAKLRQGKGGSKLLETEKIVYSSSPYSAAQPVFERGRMVFFEGVKRFELEDLLRASAEMMGKGGFGTAYKAVVDDGNVVAVKRLKDAQIGGKTQSEQWQPVLGSPR
- the LOC137738241 gene encoding rust resistance kinase Lr10-like; this translates as MTNSFKEKLGQGGYGAVYKGKLKDGCLVAVKVLTKLTGDGEEFMNEVAAISRTSHVNVVTLLGFCFEGSKRALIYEFMPNGSLEKFIFDSNTPNIGHDHLGWEALDQISLGVARGLEYLHRGCNTRILHFDIKPHNILLDENFTPKISDFGLAKICNRRESIVSMLGARGTAGYIAPEVFSRNFGKVSHKSDVYSYGMMLLEMVGGRRNIDAEAENTSEIYFPQWIYKRLELDEELGLQSVANEEDKARARKMIIVSLWCIQTDPSNRPATKEVIDMLEGNVDLLQIPPKP